One window from the genome of Bdellovibrio sp. NC01 encodes:
- a CDS encoding class I SAM-dependent methyltransferase — protein sequence MSDNKPAQTDNQSGYDTWSEFYDQYPNPTVAADELSFSSYWNDLQNKTVLEIGPGTGRNTIKLLQQHNHVVGIDVSEGMLQKAKEKLPEENLELIHADIMTYDGFTADQFDAVVASLVIEHIHDLTMFFKKLAACLKMDGPVYISEIHPDRTVEGILAHFKVNEQEEVHLTSHAHTEEDFQQAASAAGFEVVRKETIYGTEELAQINPKWRKHIANPLLQIWEFKKSRELQT from the coding sequence ATGTCTGACAACAAACCTGCGCAAACAGATAATCAGTCCGGCTACGACACGTGGTCAGAGTTTTACGATCAATATCCAAACCCTACGGTTGCCGCCGATGAGTTGTCATTTTCAAGCTATTGGAATGATCTGCAAAATAAAACTGTTTTAGAGATTGGTCCCGGCACAGGTCGCAACACTATCAAACTGCTTCAACAACACAATCATGTCGTGGGCATCGACGTATCTGAGGGTATGCTGCAAAAAGCGAAAGAAAAGCTCCCTGAAGAGAATCTGGAGCTGATTCACGCAGACATCATGACTTATGATGGTTTCACTGCGGATCAGTTTGATGCTGTCGTTGCAAGCTTAGTCATCGAACACATCCATGACCTTACCATGTTCTTTAAAAAGCTTGCGGCTTGTTTAAAAATGGACGGCCCGGTTTATATCTCAGAAATTCATCCAGATCGCACGGTCGAAGGAATTCTTGCGCACTTCAAAGTGAACGAACAAGAAGAAGTGCATCTGACAAGTCATGCGCATACAGAAGAAGATTTCCAACAAGCTGCAAGTGCGGCTGGCTTTGAAGTGGTCCGCAAAGAAACCATCTATGGCACTGAAGAGCTTGCCCAGATTAATCCAAAATGGCGAAAGCATATTGCCAATCCACTTTTGCAAATCTGGGAATTCAAGAAATCGCGAGAACTGCAGACTTAA
- a CDS encoding beta-sandwich domain-containing protein — translation MATLSASIAAFAAPAAPPAAAPPKPAPPAKPGNPNLPNPPAPPTQPDLPPSQGQFEGVGRIDQVTRNQGGEIYRLDLSKALPLVRIEAKSKLGRSKVYSTNLVTDKNERIPVRQLAGIYVDEASQAISSELLNTDATITAIEILAEAMGGESALEIKAFSTKEAPKLALGSRVPDFSCKKSIDSLLKDKLDPIQLWVSRAEAAAPGSVQEKFAGNQLKDQVADFIATMKTGGSYTSSTYLLTLLNFFADQYNAVRAGGVSEPAYKNLLQGTFDVIVLSVQTELPCRKYPSASLISIASDLNKKYSAMPDSAKAKPLYGTIMNKIRDFAPAQYRKEIAAANYTFRQADTEGTNYYKLFVSSQEGSFLKNTHRDMSAYAFVVAEQALTKEVKLMDIEQRYQLIVEYQAKYNSNTDFPQAVAGRYLAILADQSYWARILK, via the coding sequence ATGGCGACTTTAAGCGCCAGCATTGCAGCCTTTGCCGCACCGGCGGCACCACCAGCAGCAGCGCCTCCAAAACCTGCTCCTCCGGCAAAACCAGGAAATCCAAATCTTCCAAATCCACCCGCTCCACCGACTCAACCGGATCTTCCACCATCTCAAGGGCAATTTGAAGGCGTAGGCCGTATCGATCAAGTCACTCGCAATCAAGGTGGCGAGATTTATCGTCTTGATCTTTCTAAAGCACTACCTTTGGTACGTATCGAAGCGAAATCGAAATTAGGTCGCTCGAAAGTTTATTCAACAAATCTTGTGACAGATAAAAACGAAAGAATCCCAGTACGCCAATTGGCTGGTATTTATGTTGATGAAGCATCACAGGCAATCAGTTCTGAACTTTTAAATACGGACGCAACAATCACTGCGATCGAAATTCTTGCGGAAGCAATGGGTGGCGAATCTGCATTGGAAATCAAGGCGTTTTCGACAAAAGAAGCTCCGAAGTTAGCACTTGGATCTCGAGTTCCTGACTTCTCTTGCAAAAAGAGCATTGATTCATTGTTGAAAGATAAACTTGATCCAATCCAATTGTGGGTGTCACGCGCTGAAGCGGCTGCCCCTGGTTCGGTCCAAGAAAAATTCGCTGGCAATCAGCTGAAAGATCAAGTAGCTGACTTTATCGCAACAATGAAAACAGGTGGCTCTTACACAAGTTCAACTTACTTGCTAACGCTGCTTAATTTCTTTGCGGATCAATACAATGCGGTTCGTGCTGGCGGTGTTTCTGAACCGGCTTACAAAAACTTGCTGCAAGGAACTTTCGACGTCATTGTTCTTTCCGTGCAAACGGAACTTCCTTGCCGTAAATATCCAAGCGCTTCGCTAATTTCGATCGCATCAGACTTGAATAAAAAATATTCGGCAATGCCTGATTCAGCAAAAGCGAAACCGTTGTATGGAACGATCATGAATAAAATCCGTGATTTTGCACCAGCACAATATCGCAAAGAAATCGCTGCTGCGAATTATACGTTCCGCCAAGCTGATACAGAAGGAACGAATTACTATAAACTATTCGTCTCTTCACAAGAGGGCAGCTTCTTAAAGAATACTCACCGCGACATGAGTGCCTATGCCTTCGTGGTTGCAGAGCAAGCTTTAACTAAAGAAGTAAAATTGATGGACATCGAACAGCGCTATCAATTGATCGTCGAGTATCAAGCGAAGTACAACTCAAACACAGATTTCCCACAAGCGGTGGCCGGCAGATACCTTGCTATCTTGGCGGACCAAAGCTACTGGGCAAGAATTCTTAAATAG
- a CDS encoding CPBP family intramembrane glutamic endopeptidase, whose translation MNNRLRALPAKFQILIFLLLTFLFSWSIEYVMIRGAGVNDMGLTFLLMWTPGICGILCAALFKDIGSLGFKWGNLKSYALAYGIPAATAMLILGLLIATKEGSFNGEVSSTKVTRWFIAITVGVLIGSVSALGEEIGWRGFLQTKFQQAGIRGRYLWLGIIWAIWHWPLILFSNYATSSLPALSLLLFTICIVSFAVIIGWLKDISGSVFVAALAHGAHNLWIQFAYPVFLIKGPRDEFFGGESGLFNAAIYLLLAIYIYRKKLRQLPTNPV comes from the coding sequence ATGAACAATCGCTTGCGAGCTCTGCCTGCTAAATTTCAAATTCTTATCTTTCTTCTTCTGACGTTTTTATTTTCGTGGAGCATCGAATACGTCATGATTCGGGGCGCAGGCGTCAACGATATGGGGCTGACATTCTTATTGATGTGGACGCCGGGCATCTGTGGAATTCTGTGTGCCGCTCTTTTTAAAGACATCGGCAGCCTGGGCTTCAAATGGGGAAACCTCAAGTCCTACGCACTTGCTTACGGGATTCCAGCAGCGACTGCGATGCTGATCTTGGGCCTCTTAATCGCAACCAAAGAAGGCTCCTTCAACGGTGAAGTGTCATCCACGAAAGTCACGCGTTGGTTTATTGCGATCACTGTAGGCGTTCTTATAGGCTCTGTCAGCGCTTTAGGAGAAGAGATTGGCTGGCGAGGGTTTCTACAAACAAAATTTCAGCAAGCCGGCATTCGTGGCCGTTATTTATGGTTGGGAATTATCTGGGCGATTTGGCATTGGCCATTAATTTTATTTTCTAATTATGCGACGTCGTCACTGCCCGCTTTAAGTCTTCTACTTTTTACGATTTGCATTGTTTCGTTTGCGGTGATTATTGGTTGGCTGAAAGATATCTCAGGTTCGGTGTTCGTTGCAGCCTTAGCACATGGAGCCCATAATTTATGGATTCAGTTCGCGTATCCGGTATTCTTAATTAAAGGCCCGCGCGATGAGTTTTTTGGTGGCGAGTCAGGACTTTTCAACGCCGCCATTTACCTACTTCTTGCGATTTATATTTATCGCAAGAAGCTTCGTCAGTTGCCGACTAATCCTGTGTAA
- a CDS encoding L,D-transpeptidase family protein has translation MGLVRIAVVLVAAQFILSTPQAFAQYEISQPSFGRGDYTNALNQLDISDVRQATLAIWHHGLNPQYYWSQRLEDLYRAGGNLEKTMRPQVNNMLYNLLRDLNIGNVDPQNVTSDVKFIRKEFLTPQQVMTLVVTSGRNPATLFDLVAPQNPPYFAAKDAMEKIYPKCMDGSWQDIVPVNTPLRLYSRNKVISDIKKRFSQLGYNINNTDELFDGELLAALSDVQWNLWIKPDGIISPNGKVWKFLGVSCMDRVRQIQTDMEKMRWFPQYFENRYIFVNLAMSFFVLYDGSTEWTRTMTFRTVNGRPARKSPTMKDEVLRVIINPFWVVPPTIFSEDKVNDLKALTKPEIAEYFKSHNYEVWTGDFTRKIDPTSVDWLGIAEGRVAPDVQIRQLPHLGNALGVLKFDLTNSFAIYLHDTNQRELFDTPMRQLSSGCIRLQRPLDLAEYLLEDTPWDRKTIEATMARPGEVLTKSTEIPIPKYKHTAVYTAYLTSMASADGVVRFVDDIYGQNTAIRRNMMAAF, from the coding sequence ATGGGTCTCGTTCGAATAGCCGTCGTTCTCGTCGCCGCTCAGTTCATATTGAGCACGCCTCAAGCATTTGCACAGTATGAAATCAGCCAACCCAGCTTCGGCCGAGGTGACTATACAAATGCTTTGAATCAGTTGGACATTTCAGATGTTCGCCAAGCGACTTTAGCGATTTGGCATCACGGTTTGAACCCACAATATTATTGGAGTCAGCGACTTGAAGATCTTTATCGAGCAGGCGGTAACTTAGAAAAAACCATGCGCCCTCAGGTCAATAATATGCTTTATAATTTGTTGCGCGATTTGAACATCGGCAATGTCGACCCGCAAAATGTAACAAGCGATGTTAAATTCATTCGTAAAGAATTTCTAACGCCCCAACAGGTTATGACTCTGGTTGTGACTTCGGGTCGCAATCCGGCAACGCTTTTTGATTTAGTAGCACCACAAAATCCTCCGTATTTCGCTGCAAAAGATGCTATGGAGAAAATTTATCCTAAATGCATGGACGGTTCATGGCAGGACATCGTTCCAGTCAACACTCCCCTGCGCCTTTATTCACGCAATAAAGTTATCAGCGACATCAAGAAACGCTTCAGTCAATTGGGCTACAACATCAATAACACCGATGAACTATTTGATGGTGAGCTTCTGGCGGCCCTTAGTGACGTGCAATGGAATTTGTGGATCAAACCTGACGGCATTATTTCTCCGAATGGGAAAGTTTGGAAGTTCTTGGGCGTGTCGTGCATGGATCGCGTACGTCAAATCCAAACCGACATGGAAAAGATGCGCTGGTTTCCGCAATATTTTGAAAATCGCTACATCTTTGTGAATCTTGCGATGTCGTTCTTTGTTCTTTATGACGGTTCGACAGAATGGACACGCACAATGACCTTCAGAACAGTCAACGGTCGCCCCGCTCGCAAGTCACCAACAATGAAAGATGAAGTTTTAAGAGTGATCATCAATCCATTCTGGGTTGTGCCACCAACCATTTTCAGTGAAGACAAGGTGAATGATCTTAAAGCTCTTACAAAGCCAGAAATTGCAGAGTACTTCAAATCGCATAACTACGAAGTATGGACCGGAGATTTCACGCGTAAAATCGATCCCACTTCCGTCGACTGGTTGGGAATCGCAGAAGGCCGCGTCGCACCTGACGTGCAAATCAGACAGCTGCCTCACTTAGGAAATGCGTTAGGAGTTCTGAAGTTTGATCTGACAAATTCGTTTGCGATTTATCTGCACGATACGAATCAGCGTGAATTGTTTGATACGCCCATGCGCCAATTAAGTTCAGGGTGCATTCGTTTACAACGTCCTTTGGATCTGGCCGAGTATCTTTTAGAGGACACTCCGTGGGATCGCAAAACCATCGAAGCGACAATGGCAAGACCTGGCGAAGTTCTGACGAAATCGACAGAGATACCAATTCCTAAATATAAGCATACGGCAGTCTATACCGCTTATCTGACTTCAATGGCGAGTGCAGACGGCGTTGTTAGATTTGTTGACGACATTTACGGACAAAATACAGCAATTAGAAGAAATATGATGGCTGCGTTCTAG